Proteins encoded within one genomic window of Spirulina major PCC 6313:
- a CDS encoding NAD-dependent epimerase/dehydratase family protein, whose protein sequence is MKVLVIGGDGYCGWATALHLSNKGYEVGILDNLIRRHWDAKLGVDTLTPIAPIQQRLQRWKDLTGKQIDLYIGDINNYDFLIKSLREFGPDSIVHFGEQRSAPYSMIDREHAVMTQTNNVVGTLNILFAMRDEFPDCHLVKLGTMGEYGTPNIDIEEGYIEIEHNGRKDTLPYPKQPGSFYHLSKVHDSHNIHFACKIWGLRATDLNQGIVYGVLTEETGMDELLVNRLDYDGVFGTALNRFCIQAAIGHPLTVYGKGGQTRGLLDIRDTVRCIEIAINNPADPGDFRVFNQFTELFSISDLATMVQKAGSTLGLKIEIQSVDNPRVELEEHYFNAKNTKLLDLGLEPHFLSDSLLDSLLNFAVKYQDRVDKQEILPKVSWRR, encoded by the coding sequence ATGAAAGTTTTAGTCATCGGTGGGGATGGGTATTGCGGCTGGGCCACAGCACTCCACCTCTCCAATAAAGGATATGAGGTCGGCATTCTTGATAACCTGATCCGCCGTCATTGGGATGCCAAACTGGGTGTTGATACACTCACCCCCATTGCACCGATTCAGCAACGACTGCAACGCTGGAAAGATTTAACAGGCAAACAGATTGATCTCTACATCGGTGATATTAATAACTACGATTTTCTGATTAAATCGCTCCGAGAATTCGGGCCCGACTCCATCGTTCACTTTGGCGAACAGCGATCAGCCCCCTACTCCATGATTGACCGCGAACATGCCGTCATGACCCAAACCAATAACGTCGTTGGAACCCTCAATATTCTCTTTGCCATGCGCGATGAGTTTCCCGATTGTCACCTCGTGAAATTGGGCACCATGGGTGAATATGGAACCCCCAATATTGACATCGAAGAAGGCTACATCGAAATCGAACATAACGGCCGCAAAGATACCCTGCCCTACCCCAAACAACCGGGGAGTTTCTATCACTTATCCAAGGTTCACGACAGCCATAATATTCACTTCGCTTGTAAAATTTGGGGACTCCGCGCCACGGATCTTAACCAAGGGATTGTCTACGGTGTGTTAACCGAAGAAACCGGCATGGATGAACTGCTGGTGAACCGTTTGGACTATGACGGTGTGTTTGGTACGGCCTTAAATCGATTTTGTATTCAAGCCGCGATCGGGCATCCCCTCACGGTCTACGGCAAAGGCGGCCAAACCCGCGGCCTCCTCGATATTCGCGACACCGTGCGCTGCATTGAAATTGCGATCAATAATCCCGCCGACCCCGGTGATTTCCGCGTCTTCAACCAATTCACGGAACTCTTTAGCATCAGCGATTTAGCAACAATGGTGCAAAAAGCCGGCAGCACCCTCGGTCTCAAAATAGAGATTCAAAGCGTGGATAACCCCCGCGTCGAACTCGAAGAACATTATTTCAACGCCAAAAATACCAAGCTCTTAGATCTCGGTTTAGAGCCTCACTTCCTCTCGGATTCTCTGTTGGATTCCCTGTTGAATTTTGCGGTGAAATATCAAGATCGGGTAGATAAGCAAGAAATTCTCCCGAAGGTTTCCTGGCGGCGTTAG